TCCAACGGCAACGATGTGAATCTCGAAATGGAAGTCGGTCAGATGGTAAAAAACAGCCTTCGTTACAAGGCACTCGTGATGATGCTTGATAAAAAATACCAGCAAATCGACCAGGCAATGAATGTAACGTAGTTAGACTGAAAGGCGAAACAAATGAGTGTTAATTCAATAGGCCCGATAGATATAGCGATTTCCGGTATGCGGGCGCAGGGCAAAAATATTGAAGTGCTCTCCTCGAACGTCGCCAACGCTCAATCTACCGATGACGGCAGCGGTCAGCCTTATCGCAGGCTCGAAACAATGCTCAAAACGGACAACGACGGTCTGGACGGCGTAACAATGGAAGATATTGTCGGCGATATGTCGGAGTTTCCGACCGTTTTCAAGCCGGGACATCCGAACGCAGATGAAAGCGGCTATGTAAAAATGCCGAACGTTG
Above is a window of Planctomycetaceae bacterium DNA encoding:
- the flgC gene encoding flagellar basal body rod protein FlgC, producing the protein MSVNSIGPIDIAISGMRAQGKNIEVLSSNVANAQSTDDGSGQPYRRLETMLKTDNDGLDGVTMEDIVGDMSEFPTVFKPGHPNADESGYVKMPNVDLPKEMMNLNLAARAYQANTAVLKRYQAMVETTLELLR